The proteins below are encoded in one region of Nocardia sp. XZ_19_385:
- a CDS encoding MlaD family protein, whose protein sequence is MLQRLFASRAFLSLTTLAVLAAVVVAGFHLARPQPPMRTYCALMSDSIGLYTGGNVTIRGIPSGTVTRIAPAGTGVRVDFELPADEKLPPDVGATTVSDTLVANRRLAIIGNRPAAGPGWDAGQCISKTITPQSLSQTFSAIAKLADELNGANDPTRQRGLAEGLAAVNAATDGRGQQINDLVHALGSALKSPDAGIGHLGRLLDALAALARSAANGWGEVETVLTGLPSGLHAANTMAVPPITQVLTDIGDVLPMLNDLTLMFGGRALRELDAADPALLLAGAGIGSLLEVIRMTPALAAAFSNSVDSVSGRAALDYAPARVAIPAESAAQVCAAVNAVAPGRCADPGDGLVHVQLAQLILGQVGAR, encoded by the coding sequence ATGCTTCAACGCCTGTTCGCCTCCCGCGCCTTCCTCTCGTTGACCACACTCGCGGTGCTCGCCGCGGTCGTCGTCGCCGGATTTCACCTGGCGCGACCGCAGCCTCCGATGCGGACCTACTGCGCGCTCATGTCCGACAGCATCGGGCTCTACACCGGCGGCAATGTCACCATCCGCGGTATCCCGTCCGGCACTGTCACCCGCATCGCCCCGGCAGGAACCGGCGTCCGAGTAGATTTCGAGCTGCCCGCCGACGAGAAGCTACCGCCCGACGTCGGTGCGACCACGGTGTCGGACACCCTCGTCGCCAATCGCCGGCTGGCGATCATCGGCAACCGCCCGGCCGCCGGTCCCGGCTGGGACGCCGGACAGTGCATCAGCAAAACCATCACGCCGCAGAGCCTGAGCCAAACCTTTTCCGCCATAGCGAAATTGGCCGACGAGCTCAACGGCGCCAACGATCCCACCCGGCAGCGCGGCCTGGCTGAGGGCCTGGCGGCGGTGAACGCCGCCACCGACGGGCGCGGACAGCAGATCAACGATCTGGTGCATGCCCTCGGTTCCGCGCTGAAATCACCCGATGCCGGCATCGGGCATCTGGGCCGGCTGCTCGACGCCCTGGCCGCACTCGCCCGCAGCGCCGCCAATGGCTGGGGTGAGGTGGAGACCGTGCTGACCGGGCTGCCCTCCGGGTTGCATGCCGCCAACACCATGGCGGTGCCGCCGATTACCCAGGTACTCACCGATATCGGCGATGTGCTGCCCATGCTCAACGACCTCACCCTCATGTTCGGCGGCCGGGCATTGCGCGAGCTCGACGCCGCGGATCCGGCGCTGCTGTTGGCCGGGGCCGGGATCGGATCGCTGCTGGAGGTCATTCGGATGACGCCCGCGCTGGCCGCCGCGTTCAGCAATTCCGTCGACAGTGTGAGCGGCCGCGCCGCGCTCGACTACGCGCCGGCCCGGGTCGCGATTCCGGCCGAGTCCGCCGCGCAGGTGTGCGCGGCGGTCAACGCGGTGGCGCCCGGCCGGTGCGCCGATCCCGGCGATGGCCTGGTGCACGTGCAGTTGGCGCAGCTCATTCTCGGACAGGTGGGAGCCCGATGA
- a CDS encoding lipid-transfer protein, whose protein sequence is MSRRVVVAGVGMIPFTTPSRTETYDLMGTKAARAALTDAGVEYSKVQQAYAGYVYGDSTCGQAVVYGLGQTGIPVINVNNNCSTGSSALFLARQAVESGAVDVALAVGFEQMQRGALAMGYTDRPTPFDRFNEVMDQIQERTDAPFAAQMFGGAGREYSEKYGTSPETFAKISVKSRKHAANNPYAVFRDPVTVEEVLASPHIYGSLTRLQCCPPTCGAAAAVLVSEEFAKANGIDASVIIKAQAMATDFPSTFTDNSMAKIVGYDMSKAAAQQVYEASGVAPTDIRVVELHDCFTANELLTYEAIGLTPEGTAEKFINDGDNTYGGRVVTNPSGGLLSKGHPLGATGLAQCAELVWQLRGQAEARQVEGDLTVALQHNIGLGGAAVVTLYEKVS, encoded by the coding sequence ATGAGCAGACGTGTGGTGGTGGCAGGTGTGGGAATGATTCCCTTCACCACGCCCAGCCGAACCGAGACCTACGACCTGATGGGCACCAAGGCCGCCAGGGCGGCGCTGACCGATGCCGGGGTCGAGTACTCGAAGGTCCAGCAGGCCTATGCCGGGTACGTCTACGGCGACTCGACCTGCGGCCAGGCCGTGGTCTACGGCCTCGGACAGACCGGCATTCCGGTCATCAACGTCAACAACAACTGCTCCACCGGATCCTCGGCCCTGTTCCTGGCGCGCCAGGCCGTGGAATCGGGTGCGGTGGATGTGGCGCTGGCCGTGGGCTTCGAGCAGATGCAGCGCGGTGCGCTGGCCATGGGTTACACCGACCGGCCCACACCGTTCGACCGCTTCAACGAGGTGATGGATCAGATCCAGGAGCGGACCGACGCGCCGTTCGCGGCGCAGATGTTCGGCGGTGCGGGGCGTGAGTACTCGGAGAAGTACGGCACCTCGCCGGAGACCTTCGCCAAGATCTCGGTGAAGTCGCGCAAGCATGCGGCCAATAACCCGTACGCGGTATTCCGGGACCCGGTGACGGTCGAGGAAGTGCTGGCCTCGCCGCACATCTACGGCTCGCTGACCCGTTTGCAATGCTGCCCGCCCACCTGCGGCGCCGCGGCGGCAGTGCTGGTGAGTGAGGAGTTCGCCAAGGCCAATGGCATCGACGCGTCGGTGATCATCAAGGCCCAGGCCATGGCGACGGATTTCCCGTCCACCTTCACCGACAACAGCATGGCCAAGATCGTCGGTTACGACATGTCCAAGGCCGCGGCACAACAGGTGTACGAGGCCTCGGGTGTCGCGCCGACCGATATCCGCGTGGTCGAACTGCACGACTGCTTCACCGCCAACGAACTGCTCACCTATGAGGCCATCGGCCTGACCCCGGAGGGCACGGCGGAGAAGTTCATCAATGACGGCGACAACACCTACGGCGGCAGGGTTGTCACCAACCCCTCCGGCGGCCTGCTGTCCAAGGGGCATCCGCTCGGCGCGACCGGTCTGGCGCAGTGCGCGGAACTGGTGTGGCAGCTGCGTGGTCAGGCCGAGGCTCGACAGGTCGAGGGTGACTTGACAGTGGCGCTGCAGCACAACATCGGGCTCGGCGGCGCGGCTGTCGTGACCCTGTACGAGAAGGTGAGCTGA
- a CDS encoding MlaD family protein: protein MTVSRNRSQVLAVALAGALALGGCAFDPSEVPIPGTTVSGDTYQVHIQFADALNLPPGAKVTANGVLVGNLDEIEIITPEMDRSGPPTGYVRATVRISSSARLPTATTAQLRQATPLGDVHIALTTPVAATGATLTDGATIPIAATKPSPQVEDTMAGLATAVGGGTITNFQDIVRQLNRVFDENPAETARVFGVIGTDIIDVAGRLDSVDSLLEGLQATVGFVQADRDILDRLLTDYGVEHVTANVNSAVQLVYVFSDLGPVSRSAAWLGPLVGALDATTTALVPALFGARPLDLNSPANLRKLMDLIQTKLIPFAQHGPKVDITAVTVGDAPGDQTAKMLEALRMIGAVR from the coding sequence ATGACAGTGTCACGCAATCGATCTCAGGTCTTGGCCGTTGCCCTGGCCGGGGCGCTCGCCTTGGGCGGCTGCGCCTTCGATCCCTCGGAGGTGCCCATTCCCGGCACCACGGTCTCCGGCGACACCTACCAGGTGCACATCCAATTCGCGGACGCCCTGAACTTGCCGCCCGGAGCCAAGGTCACCGCCAACGGCGTGCTGGTCGGCAATCTCGACGAGATCGAGATCATCACCCCGGAAATGGACCGATCCGGCCCGCCCACCGGCTATGTCCGTGCGACAGTGCGGATTTCGAGCTCGGCCCGGCTGCCCACGGCCACCACCGCGCAGCTGCGGCAGGCGACCCCGCTCGGTGACGTGCACATCGCCTTGACCACCCCCGTAGCGGCCACCGGTGCCACACTCACCGACGGTGCGACCATTCCGATCGCCGCTACCAAACCCTCCCCCCAGGTCGAGGACACCATGGCCGGGCTCGCGACGGCCGTCGGCGGCGGCACGATCACCAACTTTCAGGACATCGTGCGCCAGCTGAATCGGGTCTTCGACGAGAATCCGGCTGAAACGGCACGGGTTTTCGGTGTGATCGGCACCGACATCATCGATGTCGCGGGCCGCCTCGACAGCGTCGATTCGTTACTCGAGGGTTTGCAGGCGACGGTCGGTTTCGTCCAGGCCGATCGCGACATTCTGGATCGGCTGCTCACCGATTACGGTGTCGAGCACGTCACCGCCAACGTGAATTCCGCTGTCCAACTGGTGTACGTATTCAGCGACCTCGGGCCGGTGTCACGCTCGGCGGCGTGGCTCGGGCCGCTGGTCGGTGCGCTCGACGCCACCACCACCGCGCTGGTACCGGCGCTGTTCGGGGCCCGGCCACTGGATCTGAACTCGCCGGCGAATCTCCGAAAGCTCATGGATCTCATTCAGACCAAGCTCATTCCGTTCGCACAGCACGGCCCCAAGGTGGATATCACCGCCGTGACGGTCGGCGACGCGCCGGGTGATCAGACGGCCAAAATGCTCGAGGCCCTGCGGATGATCGGTGCGGTGCGATGA
- a CDS encoding MlaD family protein has translation MQPLITAASGLLERLSGNSAVPQSEPAAARSDLRWGLAGVVLVLIMLAGVGVVYVADTEQRTYTADLADAGSVRPGDSVRVAGVTVGKVRSLALGSDRATMTFTVDDEVFVGAQSTLDVRMLTVVGGHYVALIPAGSKPLGHTTIPMDRVVLPYSLPQVFQDAIAPIRKVDGDVLRRDFAALQNSIDKSPHGIGQALTAAGTIVDILDRQNADISRALTVADEYLSAIDTNKDVIIRLIRTLGVLITLVENNKFQVAKQLDLLASTVQRVVPLGQAWQSTLKPMAQPLAESIPKLTEIGTRLGELLESLREFGARLQPLVTPQGGVSIDQSGTTITAPALCVPVPGRTC, from the coding sequence GTGCAACCCCTGATCACCGCAGCGAGCGGTCTGCTCGAACGGCTCTCCGGCAATAGCGCTGTGCCGCAGAGCGAACCGGCCGCGGCACGATCGGACCTGCGCTGGGGTCTGGCGGGTGTGGTCCTCGTGCTGATCATGCTGGCCGGGGTCGGGGTCGTCTATGTCGCCGACACCGAACAGCGGACCTACACCGCCGACCTGGCCGACGCGGGCTCGGTGCGCCCCGGCGATTCGGTGCGGGTCGCGGGTGTCACGGTCGGCAAGGTGCGGTCCCTGGCGCTGGGATCCGACCGCGCCACCATGACGTTCACCGTCGATGACGAGGTCTTCGTCGGCGCACAGTCCACCCTCGACGTCCGCATGCTCACCGTGGTCGGCGGGCACTACGTCGCGCTCATTCCCGCCGGGTCGAAACCCCTGGGCCACACCACTATTCCTATGGATCGGGTGGTGCTTCCCTACAGCCTGCCGCAGGTGTTCCAGGATGCGATCGCCCCTATCCGCAAGGTCGACGGTGACGTGCTGCGCCGCGACTTCGCCGCACTACAGAACTCGATCGACAAGAGCCCCCACGGAATCGGGCAGGCCCTGACCGCCGCCGGCACCATTGTCGACATCCTGGATCGGCAGAACGCCGACATCTCCCGCGCGTTGACCGTCGCCGATGAGTACCTGTCCGCGATCGACACCAACAAGGACGTGATCATCCGCTTGATCCGGACCCTCGGTGTGCTGATCACGCTCGTCGAGAACAACAAATTCCAGGTGGCGAAGCAACTCGACCTGCTCGCCTCGACCGTCCAACGGGTGGTGCCGCTCGGCCAGGCCTGGCAGTCGACACTGAAACCGATGGCACAGCCACTGGCCGAATCGATCCCGAAGCTGACCGAGATCGGCACTCGGCTCGGTGAACTGCTCGAATCCCTGCGCGAATTCGGTGCCCGGCTGCAACCGCTGGTCACTCCGCAGGGCGGCGTCTCGATCGACCAGTCCGGCACCACCATCACCGCACCGGCCCTGTGTGTCCCGGTGCCGGGAAGGACCTGCTGA
- a CDS encoding ABC transporter permease — translation MSERGGNAGPQPSSLGVLRSNFSSTVLASVGTFGRAMRSGAQATMIGVADAGRLRFQWRETLTQAWFLITVTALPSVLMAVPFGVVVSAQVGNLVHQLGANSLIGAAGGLGVIKQGAPLATGLLLGGAGAAAIAADLGARTIREEIDAMRVMGINPVQRLVVPRIAAMLIVAPLLNVLIIFVGILAGYIVAIAALDVTPGSYWQSFGAFASSADVWVSLAKSTIFGYFVVLIACQRGLEAKGGPRGVADGVNAAVILSVVSIAVVNVVITQIAALFLPARFA, via the coding sequence ATGAGTGAGCGTGGGGGGAACGCCGGACCGCAGCCGTCGTCGCTCGGGGTGTTGCGCAGCAACTTCTCGAGCACCGTGCTGGCCAGTGTGGGCACCTTCGGGCGGGCCATGCGCAGCGGTGCGCAGGCGACGATGATCGGGGTGGCCGACGCGGGCCGGTTGCGGTTCCAATGGCGTGAAACCCTCACGCAAGCCTGGTTTCTCATCACAGTCACCGCGCTACCCAGTGTACTGATGGCGGTTCCGTTCGGTGTCGTGGTGTCCGCGCAGGTCGGCAACCTGGTGCATCAACTCGGCGCGAATTCACTGATCGGAGCCGCCGGCGGGCTCGGGGTGATCAAACAGGGCGCCCCGCTGGCGACCGGTCTGCTGCTGGGCGGGGCCGGAGCCGCGGCCATCGCGGCCGACCTGGGGGCGCGCACGATCCGCGAGGAGATCGATGCCATGCGCGTGATGGGGATCAATCCTGTTCAGCGCCTGGTGGTTCCGCGTATCGCCGCGATGCTGATCGTCGCGCCGCTGCTCAATGTGCTGATCATCTTCGTCGGCATTCTCGCCGGATATATCGTCGCCATCGCGGCCCTGGATGTCACGCCGGGCAGTTACTGGCAGTCGTTCGGGGCCTTCGCCTCCTCCGCCGATGTGTGGGTGTCCCTCGCCAAGTCGACGATCTTCGGCTACTTCGTCGTGCTGATCGCCTGTCAGCGCGGGCTCGAGGCCAAAGGCGGCCCGCGCGGAGTCGCCGACGGCGTGAACGCCGCGGTGATCCTGTCGGTGGTGTCCATCGCGGTGGTCAACGTCGTGATCACCCAGATCGCCGCCCTCTTCCTGCCCGCGAGGTTCGCCTGA
- a CDS encoding class I adenylate-forming enzyme family protein → MATIGATLRSTAKRVPDREALVFGDHRYTYAELDAQVDRVAGVLAAQGIRKGDRLALMATNSDRFVIVFYAAHRLGAIFVPVNPGSAAPELDYLVRDSDAAALVFDAAVAPTVRKAVENGLAETLRTLAMSEIDGFPDLFASAAAYDGPVVEAAVEETDDAQILYTSGTTGSPKGALFDHHRELWVGMGVMATAGLRDGDRLLHVAPLYHAAELCMLIIPGTMVGATHIVQSGFDPMKVADALERERITLLFGVPTMYQFLLRVPDLAQRDLSTWRTAIYGAAPMPASAVEQLLAALPQVQFMQACGQTEAGPGGIFANHAQVCERPDASGRQALPMMECRIVDLDGNDVQPGEVGELLLRGETLMKGYWNKPEATADAIRDGWLHTGDLARLDADGYMTLVDRLKDMIITGGRNVYSVEVENAIAAHPDILDVAIIARQHAEYGESIVAIAVLKEGAALDLDALREFCAERIAAYKLPHDLVITEQIPRNPSGKILKRTLRERFAAVSS, encoded by the coding sequence ATGGCGACAATCGGTGCAACGCTGCGCTCGACTGCGAAGCGGGTGCCGGACCGCGAGGCCCTGGTATTCGGCGATCACCGCTACACCTATGCCGAACTCGACGCTCAGGTCGACCGGGTCGCGGGAGTGCTTGCCGCGCAGGGCATCCGCAAGGGTGATCGCCTCGCTCTGATGGCGACGAATTCCGATCGATTCGTCATCGTCTTCTACGCCGCGCACCGGCTCGGCGCGATCTTCGTTCCGGTGAACCCCGGTTCTGCCGCGCCCGAACTCGACTACCTGGTGCGCGACTCCGATGCGGCCGCACTGGTTTTCGACGCCGCGGTGGCGCCTACGGTGCGCAAGGCCGTGGAGAACGGCCTCGCCGAGACCCTTCGAACCTTGGCCATGTCCGAGATCGACGGGTTCCCGGACTTGTTCGCATCGGCCGCCGCGTATGACGGCCCGGTGGTAGAGGCCGCGGTCGAGGAGACCGACGATGCGCAGATCCTCTACACCTCCGGAACCACCGGCTCACCCAAGGGCGCGCTGTTCGATCATCATCGTGAGCTGTGGGTCGGAATGGGGGTGATGGCGACCGCCGGTCTGCGCGACGGTGACCGGCTCCTGCATGTCGCGCCGCTGTACCATGCCGCCGAGCTGTGCATGCTGATCATTCCCGGCACGATGGTCGGCGCCACACACATCGTGCAGAGCGGGTTCGATCCGATGAAGGTGGCCGACGCGCTGGAGCGCGAACGCATCACCCTGCTCTTCGGTGTCCCCACCATGTACCAGTTCCTGCTCCGGGTACCGGATCTGGCCCAGCGCGACCTCTCCACCTGGCGCACCGCCATTTACGGTGCCGCACCCATGCCTGCGAGCGCGGTGGAGCAGTTGCTCGCGGCCCTGCCACAGGTCCAATTCATGCAGGCCTGCGGTCAGACCGAAGCCGGGCCCGGCGGCATCTTCGCCAACCACGCTCAGGTGTGCGAACGCCCGGACGCCAGCGGCCGGCAGGCGCTGCCGATGATGGAATGCCGGATCGTCGACCTGGACGGCAACGACGTGCAGCCCGGCGAGGTCGGCGAATTGCTGTTGCGCGGCGAAACCCTCATGAAGGGCTACTGGAACAAGCCCGAAGCCACCGCCGACGCCATCCGCGACGGCTGGCTACACACCGGCGATCTGGCCCGCCTCGACGCCGACGGCTACATGACCCTGGTCGACCGGCTCAAGGACATGATCATCACCGGCGGCCGCAACGTGTACTCGGTCGAGGTCGAGAACGCCATCGCCGCGCACCCGGACATCCTCGACGTCGCGATCATCGCTCGTCAGCACGCCGAATACGGGGAGAGCATCGTCGCCATCGCGGTGCTGAAAGAGGGTGCGGCCCTTGACCTGGACGCGCTGCGCGAGTTCTGCGCCGAGCGGATCGCCGCCTACAAACTGCCGCACGATCTGGTGATCACCGAGCAGATTCCGCGGAATCCATCCGGCAAGATCCTCAAGCGCACGCTGCGCGAACGATTCGCGGCCGTCTCGTCATGA
- a CDS encoding MlaD family protein produces the protein MKSMPPLIARLVAFGAAMALLLIMILQAINRPVDGDTATYTAEFTDANGLFVNNEVKLHGVAVGKVGGVKLEGDRARVTFTVREKYALYTGTTFAIRYESLTGQRYLDVRQSAEPSAKLAPGTRIGTDRTVPSFDITALFNGLQPVLAQLTPEDLNQFATSLLAVIDGTSTSLGPALAAIERLSGYATDRQAVISTLVSNLGTVAQDLGGKSGHSIASMSQLTLLFETLTQRITGLIDFANIIPPVLEPAEHMVGVLGLTPNTNPDLDNILRTLFPNPKDTVDMLNRVPGLLQSLGATIPRTAPGVNITCTKGVAATPELLQVFVGGQRITLCNP, from the coding sequence ATGAAATCGATGCCGCCGTTGATCGCCCGCCTCGTCGCTTTCGGCGCGGCCATGGCGTTGCTGCTCATCATGATCCTGCAAGCCATCAATCGGCCGGTCGATGGTGACACCGCCACCTACACGGCCGAATTCACCGACGCCAACGGTCTTTTCGTCAATAACGAGGTGAAACTGCACGGCGTCGCCGTCGGCAAGGTCGGCGGTGTGAAACTAGAAGGCGACCGCGCGCGGGTGACCTTCACGGTGCGCGAGAAGTACGCCCTCTACACCGGCACCACCTTCGCCATCCGCTACGAATCCCTCACCGGGCAGCGCTATCTCGACGTCCGCCAATCCGCCGAACCCAGCGCGAAACTGGCCCCGGGCACCCGCATCGGCACCGATCGCACCGTCCCGTCCTTCGATATCACCGCCCTGTTCAACGGCCTGCAGCCGGTGCTGGCCCAGTTGACGCCCGAGGACCTGAACCAGTTCGCGACCAGCCTGCTGGCCGTAATCGATGGCACCAGCACCAGTCTCGGGCCGGCGCTGGCCGCCATCGAGCGGCTCAGCGGCTACGCCACCGACCGGCAGGCGGTGATCTCGACCCTGGTGTCCAACCTCGGAACCGTCGCGCAGGATCTGGGCGGTAAATCCGGGCACAGCATCGCCTCGATGTCGCAGCTCACCCTGCTGTTCGAAACCCTCACCCAGCGCATTACCGGCCTGATCGACTTCGCGAACATCATCCCGCCGGTGCTGGAGCCCGCCGAACATATGGTGGGCGTTCTCGGGCTCACCCCGAACACGAATCCGGACCTCGACAACATTCTGCGCACCCTGTTCCCGAATCCCAAGGACACCGTCGACATGCTCAATCGCGTTCCCGGACTTCTGCAATCGCTGGGTGCGACCATTCCGCGAACCGCCCCCGGAGTGAATATCACCTGCACGAAGGGTGTGGCGGCGACCCCTGAGCTGCTACAGGTGTTCGTCGGCGGCCAAAGGATCACGCTGTGCAACCCCTGA
- a CDS encoding MlaD family protein: MPAFGMPGVSISPRGARRTGLIAAGIAAVLLTAWRIAPLDNDSESMTVTLVTEQVGDGVEEGSDIRLDGVKVGKITAIATADIGRQRITLQLNKNQLFGLTDTLSVAYAPGNLFGISELALKSGSGGTALTENAQVDLTGRHADRVVDATISTVLQSVGQLTNEVLTPQLATVLSRISTDLKAFTPLIHTIVVTSQLIADTQRLPSSFLLEQYGSTLQGLPPTPDGLLRVLDSFYNSPELMSDSDRARFDASVVLVRDQVIAALPPLLNTAQRYSNGYTDELAPLLTMIARALPPSDRSTREISELLDRLRAALPDTPHGPVLRVDLDLRGVPGMAVPLLQGLPAAITEGVR, encoded by the coding sequence ATGCCCGCATTCGGAATGCCGGGAGTTTCCATCAGTCCGCGCGGTGCGCGGCGAACCGGGCTGATCGCCGCCGGGATCGCCGCGGTACTGCTCACCGCCTGGCGAATCGCGCCCCTCGATAATGATTCGGAGTCGATGACGGTCACCCTGGTGACCGAGCAGGTCGGTGACGGTGTCGAGGAGGGCAGCGATATCCGCCTCGACGGCGTCAAGGTCGGGAAGATCACCGCGATCGCGACCGCCGACATCGGACGGCAGCGGATCACCCTGCAGCTCAACAAGAATCAGCTCTTCGGGCTGACCGACACCTTGAGTGTCGCGTACGCGCCGGGCAACCTGTTCGGCATCAGCGAGCTGGCCCTGAAATCCGGTAGCGGCGGGACGGCGCTCACCGAGAACGCACAGGTCGATCTGACCGGGCGCCACGCGGATCGGGTCGTCGACGCGACGATCTCGACGGTCCTGCAGTCGGTCGGGCAGCTCACCAACGAGGTGCTCACCCCGCAGTTGGCCACCGTGCTGAGCCGGATCTCCACCGACCTGAAGGCCTTCACGCCGCTGATCCACACCATTGTTGTCACATCACAATTGATCGCCGACACGCAGCGGCTGCCGTCGTCGTTCCTGCTCGAACAGTACGGATCGACGCTGCAAGGTTTGCCGCCCACGCCGGATGGTCTACTGCGCGTGCTCGATTCGTTCTACAACAGCCCAGAACTGATGTCCGACAGCGACCGAGCGCGCTTCGACGCGAGTGTCGTGCTGGTGCGCGACCAGGTCATCGCCGCCCTGCCGCCCCTGCTGAATACCGCGCAACGCTATTCCAACGGCTACACCGACGAACTGGCTCCGTTGTTGACCATGATCGCGCGGGCACTGCCTCCGTCTGACCGGTCGACCCGGGAGATCAGCGAACTACTCGACCGGCTCCGTGCCGCGCTGCCCGATACACCCCACGGTCCGGTGTTGCGGGTGGACCTCGATCTGCGCGGCGTTCCCGGCATGGCTGTGCCACTGCTGCAAGGACTTCCGGCCGCCATTACCGAAGGTGTGCGATGA
- a CDS encoding ABC transporter permease yields the protein MTASSYVPKGFRWTGRLRQIRPWSMFDGLGFILGFTWQVLSSIPLTLRHYRAQTLATITDMTWGRGSIIVGGGTAAVMVVMGAAIGASSGIEAYAALDLVGLGQITGVISAFANTRELAPMAAGVGFAAQAGCRMTAEIGSMRISEEIDAIESLGVRSVPFVVTTRVIAGVVAIVPTFLIALILSYLTTAAVITVVHGEPSGVYDHYFDQFVALWDIVAATIKVLVFAVAVIIIHCYQGFFATGGPEGVGVASGRAIRASLVAIITLDMILTITLWGFTTPLSFTG from the coding sequence ATGACCGCCAGTTCCTATGTGCCCAAGGGCTTTCGGTGGACCGGCCGGCTGCGTCAGATCCGGCCGTGGTCGATGTTCGACGGGCTCGGCTTCATCCTCGGCTTCACCTGGCAGGTGCTGTCGTCGATTCCGTTGACGCTGCGGCACTATCGCGCGCAAACGCTCGCCACCATCACCGATATGACCTGGGGTCGCGGGTCGATCATCGTCGGCGGCGGTACGGCGGCGGTCATGGTGGTGATGGGTGCGGCGATCGGCGCGTCCAGCGGTATCGAGGCCTATGCCGCACTCGATCTGGTAGGCCTGGGCCAAATCACCGGCGTCATCTCGGCTTTCGCGAACACTCGGGAACTGGCGCCGATGGCGGCCGGTGTCGGGTTCGCCGCACAGGCCGGCTGCCGGATGACCGCGGAAATCGGGTCGATGCGGATCTCCGAGGAAATCGACGCGATCGAATCCCTGGGTGTGCGGTCGGTGCCGTTCGTCGTCACCACCCGGGTGATCGCCGGGGTGGTCGCGATCGTGCCCACCTTCCTGATCGCGCTGATCCTGAGCTACCTGACGACCGCCGCGGTGATCACCGTCGTGCATGGCGAACCCAGCGGCGTCTACGACCATTACTTCGATCAGTTCGTGGCCCTCTGGGATATCGTCGCGGCCACCATCAAGGTGCTCGTCTTCGCCGTCGCGGTCATCATCATCCATTGCTACCAAGGGTTTTTCGCCACCGGCGGCCCCGAAGGCGTCGGGGTGGCCTCGGGTCGCGCGATCCGGGCCAGCCTGGTCGCCATCATCACCCTCGACATGATCCTGACCATTACGCTCTGGGGCTTCACTACGCCCCTGTCTTTCACGGGGTGA
- a CDS encoding MlaD family protein — MTKRSVFSLGAIVLVLISGISYPGFGVLKMDPFADHITATMTLPEAGGVGVGTPVLLSGIEVGAVTAVGKTAAGIEIALRLDDSPRIPTASTVRIENLSALGEPYIEFEPIKDTAPYISDNQRIDAASVQLPMTIPEVSVRVVEVLDQLDPKIISALVQTVDTATTGTENEIPRLEHASKLLAATILSRTDTIRQLLIDLQTIGGDMAWAGPALTAGGPEWADIGARLTHAITVTTRSFDKGIQPGDFLQPDGLVPFLHDLTAYLEKIGPRTAAQLPALRPLFDASRNAAGQLDLGVLITQALNTVSPDGTVRLRINVK, encoded by the coding sequence ATGACGAAACGTTCCGTATTCTCCCTCGGCGCAATAGTTTTGGTGCTGATCAGCGGAATTTCCTATCCCGGTTTCGGCGTCCTGAAAATGGACCCGTTCGCCGACCACATCACCGCGACCATGACATTGCCCGAGGCCGGTGGGGTCGGCGTCGGCACGCCGGTGCTGCTCTCCGGTATCGAAGTCGGTGCGGTGACCGCTGTCGGCAAGACCGCCGCCGGCATCGAAATCGCGCTGCGCCTCGATGATTCGCCGCGCATCCCCACCGCCAGCACGGTGCGCATCGAGAACCTGTCCGCGCTGGGCGAACCGTATATCGAGTTCGAGCCGATCAAGGACACCGCACCGTACATCTCGGACAACCAGCGCATCGACGCCGCATCCGTCCAGCTTCCGATGACAATCCCCGAGGTGTCGGTGCGGGTGGTCGAGGTACTCGACCAACTCGATCCGAAGATCATCTCCGCGCTGGTCCAGACCGTCGACACCGCGACCACCGGCACCGAGAACGAGATACCGCGCCTGGAACACGCGAGCAAACTTCTCGCGGCCACCATCCTGAGCCGCACCGACACCATCCGCCAGCTCCTGATCGACCTGCAAACCATCGGCGGCGATATGGCCTGGGCCGGGCCGGCTCTCACTGCGGGCGGCCCGGAATGGGCCGATATCGGTGCGCGGCTGACCCATGCGATCACCGTCACCACCCGCAGCTTCGACAAGGGCATCCAACCCGGCGACTTCCTGCAACCGGACGGCCTGGTGCCGTTCCTGCACGACCTGACCGCCTACCTGGAAAAGATCGGCCCACGCACCGCAGCCCAATTGCCCGCGCTGCGTCCGCTTTTCGACGCTTCCCGCAACGCCGCCGGGCAACTCGACCTCGGCGTATTGATCACCCAGGCGCTGAACACCGTGAGCCCCGACGGCACGGTCCGCCTGCGCATCAACGTCAAATAG